The following proteins come from a genomic window of Salvia hispanica cultivar TCC Black 2014 chromosome 4, UniMelb_Shisp_WGS_1.0, whole genome shotgun sequence:
- the LOC125220886 gene encoding trafficking protein particle complex subunit 5-like — MPGKLKSKWIGPYTIVGIRTNGAVEIQGSAPNFVPFLVNGHRVKVYRDNSELTEVTIDSTSKLNEDLLQVSLSAFAFLFSELVQYNQIQVDNIAELERRLEDAGYAVGARVLELLCHREKGNRRETRLLGILSFIHSTVWKVLFGKVADSLEKGTEHEDEYMISEKELLVNRFISIPKDMGAFNCGAFVAGIVRGVLDNAGFPAVVTAHFVPVDGHHRPRTTILIKFAEEVLQREARLG; from the exons ATGCCAGGAAAATTGAAGTCTAAATGGATCGGCCCATATACCATCGTCGGCATCCGTACAAACGGAGCAGtggagatccagggaagtgctcCTAACTTTGTTCCTTTCCTTGTCAATGGTCATAGAGTaaaagtctatagggataattccgAGTT AACTGAGGTCACGATTGACTCGACGAGTAAACTGAATGAGGATTTGCTGCAGGTCAGTTTGAGTGCGTTCGCCTTCCTGTTTTCGGAGCTCGTTCAGTACAATCAGATTCAAGTTGACAACATAGCAGAGTTAGAAAGAAG GTTAGAGGATGCCGGCTATGCTGTTGGAGCCAGGGTTCTGGAATTGCTTTGTCATAGGGAGAAG GGTAACAGGAGGGAGACACGGCTATTGGGTATTCTGTCTTTCATACACAGCACAGTATGGAAAGTGTTGTTTGGAAAG GTTGCTGACTCTCTTGAGAAAGGTACCGAGCATGAGGATGAGTACATGATCAGTGAGAAGGAGCTTCTTGTCAACAG ATTTATTTCAATTCCCAAAGATATGGGTGCCTTCAACTGCGGAGCATTTGTTGCTGGAATTGTGAGG GGGGTCTTGGATAATGCCGGTTTTCCGGCTGTTGTAACAGCTCATTTTGTGCCTGTGGATGGGCATCACCGACCCAGGACAactattttgattaaatttgctGAAGAG GTACTGCAACGAGAAGCAAGATTGGGTTAA